The Arenibacter algicola region TTTCCTAGGGATCTTTTATTGGCTCCTGTCCCTGTCCCGGTAACCACTACTTCGTCCAGGCTTAGAAGGTCTTCTGCCAGAACAATATCCTGAGTGATATCTCCGCCCGAGGCACTGAAGGATATTTTTTGAGTGCTAAATCCAAGATAGCTAGCGGTGAGAACATAATCCCCGTTTTCAAGAGCAGCCTTAAAGCTGTAGTTTCCATCGAAATCCGAAACGGCACCGAAAGATGTATTTGCAATAAATACAGAAGCCCCGGCTATGGGTATCCCAGAACCACTTTCAGTAATGTTTCCACTGATTGTAATTGGGGATTGTTGCCCAAATACGTTTGTACTCATTACCAGAAGTAGCCATAGGAATAAATGGCTTGGTAACTTTCCTCTAATTGTTTGAAATTTTTTCATCGGCTTTTAGAGTTAATTTTTAGTAAATTGAATTAGAAATAGAATATTTAACATTCTCAAAAATATGCAAAAAACTGCAACTATTGCAATAATTTGCAATATATTGCATTAATTATTAAAATTATTAGCTGTATACGGTTTGTTTGCTGTTTTTTGCTAATATTGACTATATTCTGTTAATATGACAATTTTATGTTAAAAGCTGAGAGACAACAAGTAATCTTAAACGAGGTTAGAATCCATAATAGGGTTTTGTTTACGGATATTGCCGAACTTTTGAGTGTTTCGGTAGATACCATTCGCCGTGATATCAAGGAGCTAAGCGCTGCCAAAAAATTAAAGAAGGTACATGGTGGGGCCATATCATTAGGATTTAACAATTACAATGTTGAAAATCACGACATATATGCTCTTGAGAGTAAGTCAAGTATTGCCAGAAAGGCAATAACCTTGATCAAGAGTGGACAAGTTATACTCTTAAGTGGTGGAACTACCAATATTGAAATTGCCCGAATGATTCCACCCAATTTGAAAATTACCTGTTTTACACCCAGTTTGCCTGTTGCTGTTCAATTAATGGCCAAATCGGATGTGGAAGTAATATTGGTTGGTGGAAAATTATCCAAGGATTCCCAAATTGCTATTGGCGGTTGCGCTATAAACATGTTGAATGATATTAAGGTAGATATCTGCTTTTTGGGTATCAACTCCATCGACGTAAAAAATGGAGTAACCGACTTTGATTGGGATATTGTTCAAATAAAAAAAGCTATGATAAATGCCTCCAGAAAAATTGTGGCGCCATCAATTTCCGAGAAGTTAAATTCTACACAACGGTTTAAGATATGTGATTTGGACAGTATTGATGTTTTAATTACAGAACTGGAACCTGAGGATGATAAGTTAATGGATTTTAGGGAAGTTAAAGTAAAATTGCTTTAATGACATTTACTTATTAATATGGTTTATATTTTTCAATTGTCTTTGCTTTTTTTAATATCCACTTTTGGTTTTGTCCAATGTAAAAACTAAATTTTCCTAAGTTTGTCATATTATAAAAGTATACTATGATTTGTGAAACAGAATTTAGTCCAATTATTAGAATATTTCCATTGGAATAACAAAAGTACAGTCTTGATTTTTCAAATTGCCAAATTAACCAGTCTTATTAAGTTGAAACACTTAAGTTAAACCAAAATTTAATCCTATATAAATTTAATACCAACCAAAAAAAATATGCAAGATTATAAAAAGATAACCGAATTGCCATCAAAATATAATGATCTGGAATTGATGGATACTGCAACAATCCTTAGAAATATGAACAAGGAGGATCAATTGATTGCTGATGCGGTAGCAATGGTTATACCGGAAGTGACCAAATTGGTAGATGCCATGAAAGAAAGATTCGATAAAGGGGGCAGGCTATTTTATATAGGAGCAGGAACCAGCGGCCGATTGGGTATTTTGGATGCCTCGGAAATTCCACCCACTTTTGGGTTGTCGCACGATCATGTAATTGGATTGATCGCCGGGGGGGATGTAGCGATTAGAAAGGCTGTTGAAAATGCCGAGGATGATACCGTTCAGGCTTGGAAGGATTTGGAAGCTTTTGATATTACAAAGAACGATACGGTGGTAGGAATAGCGGCATCGGGTACTACTCCATACGTCATTGGAGGGGTAAAGGAGGCTGCCGCCCATGGATTGTTGACTGCTTGTATCACCAATAATCCAGGTTCTCCCTTGACGCAGGCTGTAGAGATTCCCATCGCAGTAAATGTGGGACCTGAATTTCTTACCGGAAGTACGCGGATGAAAAGTGGAACATCACAAAAACTAGTGCTCAATATGATTTCCACTGCCTTAATGATCAGGATAGGGAGGGTAAAGGGCAATAAAATGGTAAATATGCAGCTTACCAATGAAAAGTTGGTAGATCGTGGAACCCGATATTTGGTAGAGGAATTAAAAATTGATTATGCCGAGGCAGAAAAATTATTAAAGAAATACGGGTCCGTAAAGAATGCCATGGACGCCAGTAGGGGCTAAGCTATTTATTGACACTCATAGAAACCTCTTCGGGGGTTACTATGCTGTCGCTTTTATTGCCCCAGGAGTTTAGGATATAGTTCATTACATCCGCAATTTCCTCATCTTCCAATCCCATTGGAGGCATAATATTGTTATAGGCTACCCCGTTCACCAATATATAGCCTTGTTGGCCGTATTTTACGCCCCTTATGCTTTCCTCTCTTTTGTTCAATAAAAAATCTGACTTGGCCAATGGAGGGAATGTTTTTTCAACACCCTCTCCATTCGCCATATGGCAGTTTATACAGAAGTCTGAATAAATATCCGCACCTCTACTGATACTTTCTTCCAATTCCTTGTCCTGGAACAAAAAAAAGGTCAATAATGAAATGCAGGAAATATAGCTTAAAAGCAGAAGCTTCATATATTACTTTTTAAGATTATGATACGTTATTCAATTTAAGGGCTATTATTTCTTTGGTACCAATTTATAGATTCCCTTGCCTTCCACGGCCACATATATAAAACCGTCAGCTGCCTGTCTTACATCGCGTACACGTCCCATTTCGGGCATTAGTTTTTCTCTGTAAACAACTTTGTTGCCCTTTAGCTCCAATCTTTCCAAATATTGAAATTTTAAGGAACCTATTAATAAATTACCCTTCCATTCCGGGTATTTGTCTGAAGTTACAAAGGCCATTCCACTTGGTGCAATGGAGGGTACCCAGTAATGAATTGGTTGCTCCATGCCTTCCATTTCAGTCTTATCCGTAATGGGGGTGCCGCTATAGTTGATGCCATAAGTAATTACCGGCCATCCGTAATTCTTGCCCTTTTCAATAATATTGATTTCGTCGCCACCCTGTGGCCCGTGTTCGTTATCCCAGATTTCACCGGTCATAGGGTTTTTTACCAGACCTTGGGGATTTCTATGTCCATAGCTATATATGGCTGTTTTTGCCCCTTCGGTATTTACAAAAGGATTGTCTGAAGGAATACTCCCGTCCGCGTTTAAACGATATATTTTTCCGCCATCCCTGGTGATATCCTGAGGATTAACGTCCCGGTCCCCGCGGTCTCCAATGGAAAAGTATAAATACCCATCATTATCAAAAGCCATTCGGGATCCAAAGTGGTTGCCACTTGTGGTATTTGGTGTAGCCTTGTACAGTAACTGGGTGTCGGTAAGGCTGTTGTTGTTCAACTTTGCCCTTATAATGGCGGTATTTCCACCCTTATCATCACCTTCTTCAGAGGCATAGGATATATAGACCCATCCATTATTGGCGTAATCGGGATGTAGAACAACATCTAACAGCCCTCCTTGACCTCTAACATATACGGCTGGAACATTGTCCACTATATTTTTTTTACCATCCTTGAAATGGATCAATTGACCTGTCTTTTCCGTAATAAGCATACTGCCATCGGGAAGAAAGGTAAATCCCCAGGGTATTTGTAGTTCATCGATTATTAGCTCTGCGGTGAACGGAGGATTGTCTGTGCTATTAACTTCATTTTCAGTTTGTTGTGCGCATGATAAATTCAAAGACATCAAGGCGATAAATATAATTGAGATACTATTTTTCATAATTCAACGTTAAATAATTAATAATGTAGCTTAGAACGCTAAAGATAAATATAAAATATAAGCAAAACTATTACATCGAAAATATACTTAGACTTCCCCAAGTCCAATTATATTTTGTAAAACCTACTTAACCTATGCTTCCGAAAAAACCACGGTATATTTATTATGCCCTACTTCTGCTAGCACTAAGCATTGTGTTTAGTACCTCGAAGGCAAACTCTATAGTTTATGAGCTTATAGCGGATGTTTCATCTGCAGTCGAAAATATAAATGCAATAGAGATTGTTGTTGAACAACCCCAGGAGAATAACTTTCTGGAGAGTTCCAGAATTAATACCAACGAAGAGGTCGCAATTGATGTTACTTCCAGTCCAATGATGTTTGCTACAATCATCAACGGTGCCAATGAACAGGTGACCTGTACCAACGATGGTAGCACCTTGGCCAAATTTTTTCTTTGTGGAACTGGAGATGATAGAACGGTTTCAGTGAGTGGATCTGGCACCATTACATGGCAGAAACTTTCGTCGAGCTGCGTTTTCGTAGGAACGGACACCTGTCCCGTAAAGGACAATAGTTGTTATGGCCCGGCAGTAACAAGTGCAACTTACTTTCTTGATGCCAGTGATCCCTCCGTTGCGGGGGAATATCGCGTTAGGGTAGGGTCAGGGGCTTTTTATTATTTTAGGGTATCTTCCAATCCCTTGAATCCCCAGCTTAGTACACAGGATATAATTTGTGGCAATCCAGGAAGGGTAGAGGTTACCAATGTACCTGCTGGTTACGAATACAGTCTTAATTCTGCTGCAGGCCCCTATCAGGACAATCCGTATTTCGATATATTTACACCTGGTAATTATCAGGTGTATACGCGTTTAAAGAACGCTTCCCCAAGTGCATGTGTTTTCCCATCACAAACCGTAACCATAAACGAAGTGGATATGACTGTGGATGTTTCCATGGTAGATATCATCTGTAGTGGTGATAAGGGTAGCATAAGTATCAACATCTCGGGTGTACCCGGATTTTATAGCTATAGGTTAATAAGAAACGGTGCTACCATGAATACCTTTGGTCCCAATGGGTCCAACACCCATACCTTTAATAATCTTGGGGCCGGAACCTATTCGGTATCCGTTCAGGCGGGCAGCAGTTGTACCCAGACCATTAGTACCATTAATGGAAATCCGATTACCATAGGTGCGGGACTTGTACCTGTAGATGCTACTGCCTTTGCGACCGACAGTTTTGGCTGTGGTGCCACTTCAGTGGATATCACTATAGATGCAAGCGGTGGTACGGGACCATATCAATATAATGTTAATGGAGGTGCCTTCGGGGGAAGTTTCGCAACTTCCACCACACATACGGTTAGTAGTCCAGGTACCTATAATATAGTGGTAATGGATGCCAATGGATGTACCAAAAATGCAGCCGTTGATGTTGAGAATATTCCACCCCCAGTATACAATATCAGTTCTATAGACGCCAATTGCGGGGGTTCCAATAACGGAAGTATTTCCGTAAATGTTACCAATAGTAATGGTTATAACCTGGAATACAGTATTAATAATGGCGGTACGTTTCAGAACAGTAATGTTTTTTCCAATTTGGCGCCAGGGAATTACAATGTAGTAATAAGGTATCAGCAAGATACTTTTTCTTGTACCACTCCAGCAGTCAGTAGGACCATAGGTACCCCTTCTACTATTTTAGGAAATGCCAATGCTACCCAAACCCCAACTTGTTTAAATGAAAGTGGGGGCCAGATTACCTTTTCGGGAGTTAGTGGAGGTGTCGGTCCATATGAGTACAGCATTGGGTCTGGCTTCATTCTGAACAATACGGTCTTTAATGGAATTTCCGCAGGGACATACTCCCCGCAGATACGCGATGCCAATGGTTGTGTTTCTACCCTCCCGGCCATTGTTTTTAGTCCGTTGAACAAACCTACGGATATCGATTTTACGGTATCCAGTATAGATTGTGCCACAGGTACTGCGTCCGTTTCCTTAACGGTAACAGGAGGTGCGGCCATAAGTACTTATGAAATTATAGCCCCGACCAGTGTAAATAATGGTGGATCCAATACCTTCACCGGTCTGGGTCTTGGTAGTTATACCTTTAGGGTAACCGATTCTGCTGGTTGTAATTATACAGAAAGTTTTGCCATAACAGATATTAGTTCTATTGGGGTTACTAGTCAGTTGTTGACCAATGTAACCTGTTTTGGGGATAGCGATGGGGCAGGTCGTTTTATAGTGGACGGATTTAATGGTACTTACAGTTATCAAATAGATGCAAATCCTGTAGTAACTGGCCAGACTTCCAGTATAGTTTCTGTAGGTGGACTAAGTGCTGGTTCATATACCATAACGGTTACGGATGAAGATACCAATTGCGTTGATACGGCAACCCTAACTATTGCGGAACCATCAGCTGCTTTGACCATATCTCCTATATGGACCGATATGAGTTGCCAAAACAACAATAGGGGAGCGGTAAACGGGAATGCCTCCGGTGGATGGGGCGGATTTCAATATACCCTTACCAGACCAAACGGAACTACTGCGGGACCTAGGAGCAATCCAAATTTTACTGGCTTGACCGATGATACCGGGCCATACACTATTAGTGTTGTAGACGGTGGTGGTTGTACTGCTTCCGCAAGTTATACTTTTACTTCTTTAACGGCGCCCACTTTGGTGTTGGATACTGGAGCTTCCGATTTTTGTTTTGATAGTTCCAATGCTACAACCATGGTGGTCAACGCCAGTGGTGGGGATGGGAACTACGAGTACAGAATTGATAATGGTCCTTGGGTAGCCGGTGGTGCCAGTGCAAGTTTTGGAGGTCTTACCCCTGGTAACCATACTGTTCAGGTAAGGGATGGAAATAACTGTATGGATGATGTTGTTAGGAATATAAGGCCACAGACCACTTCTACTGTAAGCATACAAAAAGAACTTACCTGTAGCTTGGTACCTGGTGCAGGTGATGCCGATATTCGGGTAAATATTGGCAATGGAAATCCTCCTTATGCCAATTATGCCGTGAATATTAATGGAGGGGGGTATGGACTTACTACACCTATTGCAGGAAGTAGTTTTGTATACACAACCCCAAGTCCTGGTACTTACCAGTTCCAAATTACTGATGGCAATGGTTGTGTGGTGGAAACCAATGTGGTTACCATAAGCCCTACTGATGTAATTGTAGCCACGGCCGATGTTACGGACCCACGTTGTGATGATCCCAATACCGGGGTAGTCCGCTTGATACCTGATACCACGGTAGGGGTGGCACCATATGAATATAGTATAGATGGTACCAACTATACAAGTCAGGCTGTATACGGAAATCTTTCCCCCGGAAATTATACCTATTATGTTAGGGATAGCAGAGGGTGTTTTATAGATGTCGATTTTACTGTAGGACCTCCAGATCCAGGAATTGATGTCACAGTGGTGCCCAATGATGCTACCTGTGCTGCGGGAGTGGT contains the following coding sequences:
- a CDS encoding N-acetylmuramic acid 6-phosphate etherase, translated to MQDYKKITELPSKYNDLELMDTATILRNMNKEDQLIADAVAMVIPEVTKLVDAMKERFDKGGRLFYIGAGTSGRLGILDASEIPPTFGLSHDHVIGLIAGGDVAIRKAVENAEDDTVQAWKDLEAFDITKNDTVVGIAASGTTPYVIGGVKEAAAHGLLTACITNNPGSPLTQAVEIPIAVNVGPEFLTGSTRMKSGTSQKLVLNMISTALMIRIGRVKGNKMVNMQLTNEKLVDRGTRYLVEELKIDYAEAEKLLKKYGSVKNAMDASRG
- a CDS encoding DeoR/GlpR family DNA-binding transcription regulator: MLKAERQQVILNEVRIHNRVLFTDIAELLSVSVDTIRRDIKELSAAKKLKKVHGGAISLGFNNYNVENHDIYALESKSSIARKAITLIKSGQVILLSGGTTNIEIARMIPPNLKITCFTPSLPVAVQLMAKSDVEVILVGGKLSKDSQIAIGGCAINMLNDIKVDICFLGINSIDVKNGVTDFDWDIVQIKKAMINASRKIVAPSISEKLNSTQRFKICDLDSIDVLITELEPEDDKLMDFREVKVKLL
- a CDS encoding c-type cytochrome; its protein translation is MKLLLLSYISCISLLTFFLFQDKELEESISRGADIYSDFCINCHMANGEGVEKTFPPLAKSDFLLNKREESIRGVKYGQQGYILVNGVAYNNIMPPMGLEDEEIADVMNYILNSWGNKSDSIVTPEEVSMSVNK
- a CDS encoding PQQ-dependent sugar dehydrogenase, producing MKNSISIIFIALMSLNLSCAQQTENEVNSTDNPPFTAELIIDELQIPWGFTFLPDGSMLITEKTGQLIHFKDGKKNIVDNVPAVYVRGQGGLLDVVLHPDYANNGWVYISYASEEGDDKGGNTAIIRAKLNNNSLTDTQLLYKATPNTTSGNHFGSRMAFDNDGYLYFSIGDRGDRDVNPQDITRDGGKIYRLNADGSIPSDNPFVNTEGAKTAIYSYGHRNPQGLVKNPMTGEIWDNEHGPQGGDEINIIEKGKNYGWPVITYGINYSGTPITDKTEMEGMEQPIHYWVPSIAPSGMAFVTSDKYPEWKGNLLIGSLKFQYLERLELKGNKVVYREKLMPEMGRVRDVRQAADGFIYVAVEGKGIYKLVPKK